Proteins encoded within one genomic window of Anaerolineae bacterium:
- a CDS encoding amidohydrolase/deacetylase family metallohydrolase, which produces MAEAPQQYDLVIRGGRVMDPAQGLDAVRDVAIREGKVAAVAPGLDVSRAVRVVDASGKLVTPGLIDLHAHVYWRATKLSVEPDEVCGRTGVTTVVDAGTAGAATFDGLRHFVVDGSKTRVLPFLHVSSIGLATDQECRYLELVDVEKAVECVRENADLIAGIKVRANKMGVGDQSVFPVYLAHDVADVTGLPLMVDMYYPPPSVEEVFPLLRPGDISTHMYKGYHGGLLQDWNTRVRPAALEARERGVWFDLGHGAGSFSWEVARPAFELGFRPDTISTDLHQGSVRLADVNMPDCMAKMMALGASLEDVVRWSTANPAKVLRRPDLGTLKAGGPADVTVLEMSEGDFTYFDVAGKPFPGKHRLRAVLTVCRGAVTYEAGSSE; this is translated from the coding sequence ATGGCGGAGGCCCCCCAGCAGTACGACCTGGTGATACGCGGCGGACGGGTGATGGACCCCGCCCAGGGGCTGGATGCCGTCCGGGACGTGGCGATTCGAGAGGGGAAGGTCGCGGCGGTGGCGCCGGGATTGGACGTGAGCCGCGCGGTCCGGGTGGTGGACGCGTCGGGCAAGCTGGTGACGCCAGGGCTGATAGACCTGCACGCGCACGTCTACTGGCGGGCCACCAAGCTCAGTGTAGAGCCGGACGAGGTCTGTGGGCGCACCGGCGTCACCACGGTGGTGGACGCGGGCACAGCGGGCGCGGCGACCTTCGACGGGTTGCGACATTTCGTCGTCGATGGGTCGAAGACGCGGGTGCTGCCCTTCCTGCACGTGAGCAGCATCGGCCTGGCCACCGACCAGGAGTGTCGCTACCTGGAGCTGGTGGACGTAGAGAAGGCGGTGGAGTGCGTGCGGGAGAACGCCGACCTCATCGCCGGCATCAAGGTACGGGCCAACAAGATGGGCGTGGGCGACCAGTCCGTCTTCCCGGTGTACCTGGCTCATGACGTGGCCGACGTGACTGGGCTGCCGCTGATGGTGGACATGTACTACCCGCCGCCGTCGGTGGAAGAGGTGTTCCCCTTGCTCCGGCCGGGAGACATCTCCACTCACATGTACAAGGGCTACCATGGTGGGCTGCTGCAGGACTGGAACACCCGCGTGCGGCCGGCCGCGCTGGAGGCGCGGGAGCGCGGGGTGTGGTTTGACCTGGGGCACGGGGCCGGCAGCTTCTCCTGGGAGGTGGCCCGGCCGGCGTTCGAGCTGGGCTTCCGCCCCGATACCATCTCCACGGACCTGCATCAGGGAAGCGTCCGCCTGGCGGACGTCAACATGCCCGACTGCATGGCCAAGATGATGGCCCTGGGGGCGAGCCTGGAAGACGTTGTGCGCTGGTCCACGGCTAATCCGGCCAAGGTGCTGAGGAGGCCCGATCTGGGTACCCTGAAGGCAGGCGGCCCGGCGGATGTGACCGTGCTGGAGATGTCGGAAGGCGACTTCACTTACTTCGACGTGGCGGGCAAGCCATTCCCGGGCAAGCACCGTCTCCGAGCGGTGCTGACAGTGTGTCGGGGCGCGGTGACGTACGAGGCGGGCAGTTCGGAGTAG